The Pungitius pungitius chromosome 8, fPunPun2.1, whole genome shotgun sequence genome has a window encoding:
- the LOC119230007 gene encoding inositol hexakisphosphate kinase 2-like: MSPALEALMQADGTPYPGKGVMLEPFVHQVGGHSCVLRFGEQTICKPLIPREHQFYKSLPPEMRKFTPQYKGVVSVSFEEDEEGNLCLIAYPLHSESGDLENKDLSADCEPKSKMLKLSHKKQSSLLVENENYSKDRARHSRKEDKIMSYKRDEMQQQAEVLYFSLEKGNVVPQIKHNPWSLKCHQQHLQRMKENAKHRNQYKFILLENLTWRYTVPCVLDLKMGTRQHGDDASEEKKATQIRKCQQSTSASIGVRLCGMQVYQSDSGQLMFMNKYHGRKLTLASFKEALYQFFHDGCRLRRELLSPVLRRLREMQAALESCESYRFYSSSLLIIYDGDPRRTHTRPRHRGGEEGDEDEPSDEDEEGEGEEEQEEEEEEEEGAFGFPRPSSAGSSAGGSSNSRSSHGTGEASSPAVDVRMIDFAHTTCRHYGEDSVVHEGEDSGFIFGLQNLISIISELEDHSTD, encoded by the exons ATGAGTCCCGCTCTAGAAGCCCTCATGCAGGCGGACGGGACTCCATATCCCGGAAAAGGGGTGATGCTTGAGCCTTTCGTTCACCAGGTGGGAGGCCACTCCTGCGTGCTGCGGTTTGGGGAACAAACAATATGTAAGCCCCTCATACCCAGGGAGCACCAGTTCTACAAGAGCCTCCCCCCAGAGATGAGGAAGTTCACCCCTCAGTATAAAG GTGTAGTGTCAGTCAGTTTTGAAGAAGATGAGGAAGGGAACCTGTGCCTCATCGCATACCCCCTCCACAGTGAATCCGGGGACCTGGAAAACAAAGATCTCTCCGCAGACTGCGAGCCCAAGAGCAAGATGCTGAAGTTGAGCCACAAGAAGCAGTCCTCGCTGCTGGTGGAGAATGAGAACTACAGCAAAGATCGAGCTCGCCACAGCCGTAAAGAAGACAAGATCATGAG TTACAAACGTGATGAGATGCAGCAGCAGGCCGAGGTTCTCTACTTTAGCCTGGAGAAAGGCAACGTTGTGCCACAGATCAAACACAACCCCTGGAGTCTCAAATGTCACCAGCAGCACTTACAAAGGATGAAGGAGAACGCAAAGCACCGCAACCAGTACA AATTTATTCTTCTGGAGAACCTGACATGGCGCTACACTGTACCGTGTGTCTTGGACTTGAAGATGGGAACTCGCCAACATGGGGACGATGCatcagaggagaagaaggccACTCAGATCCGCAAGTGTCAACAGAGCACATCGGCTTCTATTGGAGTGCGACTTTGTGGCATGCAG GTGTACCAGTCCGACTCAGGCCAGCTGATGTTCATGAATAAGTACCACGGCCGTAAGCTGACTCTTGCCAGCTTCAAGGAGGCTCTCTATCAGTTCTTCCACGACGGGTGTCGCCTTCGCCGGGAGCTGCTGTCCCCGGTGCTGCGCAGACTCCGAGAAATGCAAGCTGCTCTGGAGTCCTGCGAGTCCTACCGCTTCTACTCAAGCTCCCTGCTCATCATCTACGATGGAGACCCTCGAAGGACTCACACGAGACCCAGGCACCGGGGAGGGGAAGAGGGTGACGAGGATGAACCgtctgatgaagatgaagagggggagggggaggaggagcaagaggaggaggaggaggaagaggagggggcctTTGGTTTCCCCCGACCTTCCTCGGCAGGCAGCAGTGCCGGAGGGAGCAGCAACAGTCGCTCCTCCCACGGCACAGGAGAGGCCAGCAGCCCGGCGGTGGACGTGCGCATGATTGACTTTGCTCACACTACCTGTCGGCACTATGGAGAGGACAGCGTGGTGCACGAAGGCGAGGACAGTGGCTTCATTTTTGGCCTTCAGAACTTGATCAGCATTATATCTGAGCTGGAGGATCACAGTACTGACTGA